The Methylomarinum vadi genome has a window encoding:
- a CDS encoding sensor histidine kinase, whose product MQLNQSQHFATILASTVHDIKNSLTVLHDRIRRISASRGHDDPDLLQLEFEANRMNHSMMQLLALYKIDNNKFNLEIDEYAVQEIFDEVRAEQAPLLRLDDIALTVACPDELMCFCDFTQVCNALGTVLNNARRYSRRKIELSASQQRDYVCFVIEDDGEGYSEELLAIDPADQGRMDWISGSTGLGLYFVATIASLHSNGDKRGHIRIDNDSRLGGARFRLFLP is encoded by the coding sequence ATGCAGCTTAATCAATCCCAGCATTTTGCCACCATTCTCGCCTCGACGGTTCATGACATTAAAAACTCGCTGACGGTTTTGCATGATCGTATTCGGCGAATTTCCGCCAGTCGCGGCCATGACGACCCCGATCTGCTTCAGTTGGAGTTCGAGGCCAATCGCATGAATCACAGCATGATGCAATTGCTGGCCCTGTATAAAATCGATAACAATAAATTTAATCTCGAGATCGACGAATATGCGGTACAGGAAATTTTCGATGAAGTGCGTGCCGAACAGGCGCCCTTGTTGCGCTTGGACGATATCGCATTGACCGTGGCATGCCCGGACGAATTGATGTGTTTCTGCGATTTCACCCAGGTCTGCAATGCGCTTGGCACGGTGCTAAACAATGCACGCCGTTATAGCCGCCGTAAGATCGAGTTGTCCGCCAGTCAACAGCGGGATTATGTCTGTTTTGTCATCGAGGACGATGGCGAGGGGTATTCGGAAGAATTGCTGGCGATCGATCCGGCCGACCAGGGGCGAATGGACTGGATTAGCGGCAGCACGGGCTTGGGACTTTATTTTGTTGCCACGATTGCGTCATTACATAGCAATGGCGATAAACGGGGCCATATCCGAATCGATAACGACAGTCGCCTCGGCGGCGCGCGTTTCAGGCTGTTTCTGCCATGA
- the holA gene encoding DNA polymerase III subunit delta → MRLRLEQLPTDLQKKLHPVYLLCGDEPLQLGEAADEIRAYAKQAGYTVREVLNAEGNFDWQRLSVEADSLSIFAEKKIIDLRIPSGKPGNEGAKALLEYCSRLPPETLLLITCGKLSPQAQKSRWFQALDKAGAVLQVWPLQGAALVQCLQRRSQKKGMHIDPDGLKALASRIEGNLLAAAQEIEKLYILHGDNAVSAQDVEQLVADNARYDVFKLMDSLLPGRINRAAKILQGLKAEGIAEPVLLWALSREARNLFNIKTDLAQGGRKDSVFAKHQVWDKRKQLVGAALKRLSLTQLEDILLLCASADRQIKGQSPGDSWETLFNICQRFCGAPLMAETA, encoded by the coding sequence ATGCGTTTACGTCTCGAGCAATTGCCCACCGACCTGCAAAAAAAATTACATCCGGTCTATTTGCTGTGTGGCGATGAGCCGCTGCAACTCGGCGAGGCAGCGGATGAAATCCGTGCATACGCCAAACAGGCCGGATACACGGTAAGGGAGGTATTGAACGCCGAAGGCAATTTCGACTGGCAACGGTTATCGGTGGAAGCCGATTCCCTATCCATTTTCGCCGAAAAAAAAATCATCGACCTGCGTATTCCGTCCGGCAAACCGGGTAACGAAGGCGCCAAGGCATTGCTGGAATATTGCAGCCGTCTACCGCCCGAAACGCTGTTATTGATTACGTGCGGAAAATTATCCCCGCAGGCGCAAAAATCACGTTGGTTCCAGGCACTGGACAAAGCCGGCGCGGTGCTACAGGTTTGGCCATTGCAGGGAGCCGCGCTGGTACAATGTTTACAGCGACGGAGCCAAAAAAAAGGCATGCACATCGATCCGGACGGATTGAAAGCGCTTGCCTCGCGGATCGAGGGAAACCTGCTGGCCGCCGCCCAGGAAATTGAAAAGCTTTATATCCTGCACGGCGACAACGCCGTTTCCGCGCAAGATGTTGAACAGTTGGTCGCCGACAACGCCCGTTACGACGTCTTCAAACTGATGGACAGCTTGTTACCGGGACGCATTAACCGGGCCGCCAAAATTCTACAAGGATTGAAGGCCGAAGGAATCGCCGAGCCGGTACTGCTGTGGGCCTTAAGCCGCGAAGCCAGGAATCTGTTCAACATCAAGACGGACCTGGCGCAAGGCGGCCGCAAAGACAGCGTTTTCGCCAAACACCAGGTCTGGGACAAAAGAAAACAACTGGTTGGGGCAGCCTTGAAACGGTTGTCGCTGACGCAACTAGAAGATATTTTATTATTGTGCGCCAGCGCCGACAGGCAGATAAAGGGGCAAAGTCCGGGCGATAGCTGGGAGACTTTGTTCAACATTTGCCAACGCTTTTGTGGCGCACCGCTCATGGCAGAAACAGCCTGA
- a CDS encoding LPS-assembly lipoprotein LptE, whose protein sequence is MGTKSFISAALVASMLSLTACGYHLRGAVDIPEEMKSVYVEGAGSQLQREMKQSLRYSDGRLVSSPSQAGMVIKVLKDDMRRRVLALDSQGKAIEFELTYTVNYSLLDPQGKVLLKQQDLEIDREYFNSQQDILAKNNEEAVIRDEMYRQAVRSIISRARAILKN, encoded by the coding sequence ATGGGAACCAAGTCATTTATTAGTGCCGCGCTTGTGGCGTCGATGCTGTCGCTGACGGCCTGCGGCTATCATCTGCGCGGCGCCGTCGATATTCCCGAGGAAATGAAAAGCGTCTATGTCGAAGGCGCAGGCTCGCAATTGCAGCGTGAAATGAAACAATCGTTGCGCTATTCCGACGGCCGACTGGTCAGTTCTCCCTCCCAGGCCGGAATGGTCATCAAGGTCCTCAAAGACGATATGAGAAGGCGTGTACTGGCTCTGGATTCTCAAGGCAAGGCGATTGAGTTCGAATTGACCTACACGGTCAATTACTCGCTACTCGACCCTCAAGGCAAAGTGCTGCTCAAGCAACAAGACCTGGAAATCGATCGCGAATACTTCAATAGTCAGCAAGACATCCTGGCCAAGAACAATGAAGAAGCCGTGATTCGCGATGAAATGTACCGACAAGCGGTGCGTTCGATTATTTCACGGGCACGCGCCATACTGAAAAACTAG
- the leuS gene encoding leucine--tRNA ligase, with protein MEENYKPLAIEQKVQEQWEQSGVFNASEDTGKEKYYCLSMFPYPSGKLHMGHVRNYTIGDVISRFQRMQGKNVMQPMGWDAFGLPAENAAMQNKVHPADWTYENIAYMRDQLKRLGFGYDWNRELATCDPDYYRWEQWFFIKLLEKDLVYKKVSPVNWCPNDMTVLANEQVIDGCCWRCDTKVEKKEISQWFLKITAYADELLQDLEKLEGWPEQVRTMQANWIGRSEGVEMDFVVPGQEQPIRIYTTRPDTLMGVTYVAVAAEHPVALTAAEHNPDIAAFLEECKLMETSEAALETMEKRGIDSGVKATHPITGEEVPVWIANFVLMSYGTGAVMSVPGHDQRDYEFAKKYGIPIKQVIFAADGADDSIAEQAFTDKGVLKHSAQFDGLTSAEAFEAIAKHLEKAGKGERRTNFRLRDWGVSRQRYWGAPVPVIYCDDCGMVPVPEQDLPVTLPRDVVLDGSQSPLAAHPTFPHAACPQCGQAAKRDTDTFDTFMESSWYFARYAGASDKSMLAESVDYWLPVDHYIGGIEHAILHLLYARFYTKLLRDEGLVKVDEPFKNLLTQGMVVAETFYQTDEHGHKRYFNMTQVDVERDDKGRIVGAKLREDGSPVTVGPIEKMSKSKNNGVDPQMLIDQYGADTVRLYTMFTSPPDQSLEWSDSGVEGAFRFLRRLWRQVYLHAESGQPGPALAKNALNEAQKALRRQLHQTLSKVTDDLSRRHTFNTAIAANMELINALSKFEDDSDNGRAVKQEALEAVVLMLAPIIPHICQQLWQELGHDGDIATESWPTIDQSAMQQDSLQMVIQVNGKLRSRLEVALTASKEEIEAQALGDENVKRYVEDKPIKKVIVVPKKLVNIVV; from the coding sequence ATGGAAGAAAATTACAAACCGTTAGCCATAGAGCAAAAAGTTCAGGAACAATGGGAGCAATCGGGAGTGTTCAATGCTTCCGAGGACACGGGCAAAGAGAAATATTACTGTCTGTCGATGTTTCCATATCCCAGCGGCAAATTGCATATGGGGCATGTTAGAAATTACACCATCGGAGACGTCATCAGCCGCTTTCAACGCATGCAGGGGAAAAACGTCATGCAACCGATGGGCTGGGACGCCTTCGGCCTGCCGGCGGAAAACGCCGCCATGCAGAACAAGGTACATCCTGCCGATTGGACCTACGAGAACATCGCCTACATGCGTGATCAATTGAAACGTCTCGGCTTCGGTTACGATTGGAACCGCGAACTGGCGACCTGCGACCCGGACTATTACCGCTGGGAGCAATGGTTTTTCATCAAGCTATTGGAAAAAGACCTGGTTTATAAAAAAGTATCTCCGGTCAACTGGTGCCCGAACGACATGACCGTACTGGCAAACGAACAAGTCATCGACGGTTGCTGCTGGCGCTGCGACACCAAGGTCGAGAAAAAGGAAATCTCGCAATGGTTTCTGAAAATCACCGCTTACGCCGACGAACTGTTACAGGACCTGGAAAAACTGGAAGGCTGGCCGGAACAGGTCAGAACGATGCAGGCCAACTGGATCGGCCGTTCCGAAGGTGTGGAAATGGATTTCGTCGTGCCCGGGCAAGAACAGCCGATCCGCATTTACACGACCCGACCCGATACCTTGATGGGCGTCACCTATGTCGCCGTGGCCGCGGAGCATCCGGTAGCTCTAACCGCAGCCGAACACAACCCAGACATCGCCGCGTTCCTGGAAGAATGCAAGCTTATGGAGACTTCCGAGGCGGCCCTGGAAACGATGGAAAAACGCGGCATCGATTCCGGCGTCAAGGCCACCCACCCGATCACCGGCGAGGAAGTCCCGGTATGGATCGCCAATTTCGTGCTGATGAGCTACGGCACGGGCGCGGTGATGTCGGTACCGGGGCACGACCAACGCGATTACGAATTCGCCAAGAAATACGGAATTCCGATCAAACAAGTCATTTTCGCCGCCGACGGCGCCGATGACAGCATTGCCGAACAGGCCTTTACGGACAAAGGCGTGTTGAAGCATTCCGCCCAGTTCGACGGTCTGACCTCGGCCGAAGCCTTCGAGGCCATCGCCAAGCATTTGGAAAAGGCCGGCAAGGGCGAGCGCCGGACCAATTTCCGCCTGCGCGACTGGGGCGTCTCCAGACAGCGCTATTGGGGCGCGCCGGTGCCGGTCATTTACTGCGACGATTGCGGCATGGTGCCCGTGCCCGAGCAGGATTTGCCGGTGACGCTGCCGCGCGATGTTGTGTTGGACGGCTCGCAGTCGCCCCTGGCCGCGCACCCGACTTTCCCGCATGCCGCTTGCCCACAGTGCGGTCAGGCCGCGAAACGGGATACCGATACCTTCGACACCTTCATGGAATCGTCCTGGTATTTCGCCCGCTATGCCGGCGCCAGCGACAAATCCATGTTGGCCGAATCGGTCGATTACTGGCTGCCGGTCGACCATTATATCGGCGGCATCGAACACGCCATTCTGCATTTGCTTTATGCCCGCTTCTACACCAAGTTGCTGCGCGACGAAGGCCTGGTCAAGGTCGACGAACCGTTCAAGAACCTCTTGACCCAAGGCATGGTGGTCGCCGAGACGTTTTATCAAACGGACGAGCACGGGCACAAACGCTATTTCAACATGACCCAAGTCGATGTCGAGCGCGATGACAAAGGACGCATCGTCGGCGCCAAACTGCGGGAAGACGGTTCGCCGGTTACGGTCGGCCCGATCGAAAAAATGTCCAAATCCAAAAATAACGGCGTCGACCCGCAAATGCTGATCGATCAATACGGCGCCGATACCGTTCGCTTGTACACCATGTTCACGTCGCCGCCCGATCAATCCCTGGAGTGGTCCGACAGCGGCGTGGAAGGGGCTTTCCGTTTCCTGAGGAGACTATGGCGCCAGGTCTATCTGCATGCCGAAAGCGGACAACCCGGCCCGGCATTGGCCAAAAACGCACTGAACGAAGCGCAAAAGGCCCTCCGCCGGCAATTGCACCAGACCTTAAGCAAGGTGACGGACGACCTGAGCCGCCGCCATACCTTCAACACCGCCATTGCCGCCAACATGGAGTTGATCAACGCCCTATCCAAATTCGAAGACGATTCAGACAACGGCAGAGCGGTCAAACAGGAGGCTTTGGAAGCGGTCGTGCTGATGCTGGCGCCGATCATCCCGCACATCTGCCAGCAACTCTGGCAGGAACTGGGCCATGACGGCGATATCGCCACGGAAAGCTGGCCCACGATCGACCAGTCGGCCATGCAACAAGACAGCCTGCAAATGGTCATACAGGTGAACGGCAAACTGCGCAGCAGACTGGAAGTCGCCCTGACGGCCAGCAAGGAAGAAATCGAAGCGCAGGCATTGGGCGATGAAAACGTCAAACGCTATGTCGAAGACAAGCCGATCAAAAAAGTCATCGTGGTGCCGAAAAAACTGGTCAATATTGTTGTTTAA
- a CDS encoding zinc ribbon-containing protein, translating to MSENKFIDAYNKLMEHLYEAMDDTLHTAAEAMEIAKEKISEIGGHAQEFTQEELDRLAHYVMRDIEHAAANPTPIKKEDDSLAEWLKFDIDLIENFALDAFMDVADKTRIELARLENQAKQYHPYKSGEIAGPGTLVCDSCGKQIAFKSPGVIPKCPACGGENFTRC from the coding sequence ATGAGCGAAAATAAATTTATCGATGCCTATAACAAATTAATGGAACATCTGTACGAAGCGATGGATGACACCTTGCATACCGCTGCCGAGGCGATGGAAATCGCCAAGGAGAAAATCAGCGAAATCGGCGGCCATGCCCAGGAATTCACCCAGGAGGAACTCGACCGGCTTGCTCATTATGTGATGCGCGATATCGAACACGCGGCGGCCAACCCGACCCCGATCAAGAAGGAAGATGATTCGTTGGCGGAATGGCTGAAATTCGACATCGATTTGATCGAAAATTTCGCCCTCGATGCGTTTATGGATGTGGCCGATAAAACCCGGATCGAATTGGCCAGGCTGGAAAACCAGGCCAAACAGTATCATCCTTATAAAAGCGGCGAAATCGCCGGCCCCGGCACGCTGGTTTGCGACTCGTGCGGTAAACAGATTGCCTTCAAATCACCTGGCGTCATTCCCAAGTGTCCGGCCTGCGGCGGGGAAAACTTTACACGCTGTTGA
- a CDS encoding ParA family protein, producing MRRVIFNQKGGVGKSTITCNLAAISAVEGKKTLVIDLDIQCNSTQYLLGEKVEDADRTIAHFFKDCLGVALFGGSKEDLSAVIHETPFPNLYIIPAHPDLEALQSRLDARYKIFKLKEALEKLEGFDHIYMDTPPTLNFYSQSALIAAQKCLIPFDCDTFAREALYTLLNAVSEVKADHNQDLEVEGIVVNQYQKQANLPRQLVEELIQEGHAVLEPKISPSVKIRESHSLSKPLVHFAPNHKLTEEFRALYLEINP from the coding sequence ATGCGCAGGGTCATCTTCAATCAAAAAGGTGGGGTAGGCAAATCGACAATTACCTGTAATCTGGCTGCCATCAGTGCGGTTGAAGGCAAAAAAACGCTGGTGATCGATCTCGATATTCAGTGCAACTCGACCCAATATTTGCTTGGCGAAAAAGTTGAGGACGCGGATAGGACCATCGCTCACTTTTTCAAGGATTGCTTGGGTGTGGCATTGTTTGGCGGCAGCAAGGAGGATTTGAGCGCGGTAATCCACGAAACGCCTTTTCCTAATCTTTATATCATCCCTGCGCACCCCGATTTGGAAGCCTTGCAAAGCCGATTGGATGCCCGCTATAAGATTTTCAAATTGAAGGAAGCGTTGGAAAAGTTGGAAGGGTTCGACCATATCTACATGGATACGCCGCCGACGCTGAACTTCTATAGTCAATCGGCGCTGATCGCCGCGCAAAAATGCCTGATTCCGTTCGACTGCGATACCTTCGCTCGGGAAGCGCTATACACGTTGCTGAACGCCGTTTCCGAAGTCAAGGCCGACCATAATCAGGACTTGGAAGTCGAAGGCATCGTCGTTAACCAGTATCAAAAACAGGCCAATCTGCCGCGGCAATTGGTCGAGGAATTGATCCAGGAAGGGCATGCCGTGCTCGAGCCGAAAATATCGCCATCGGTCAAGATCCGCGAGTCCCACAGCTTGTCCAAGCCGCTGGTTCATTTCGCGCCGAATCATAAACTGACCGAGGAGTTTCGAGCCTTGTATCTGGAAATCAATCCATAG
- the topA gene encoding type I DNA topoisomerase — protein sequence MSKNLVIVESPAKCKTIEKYLGKDYQVLASYGHVRDLIPKEGAVDPNNHFAMKYQVIERNLRHLQEIGKAMKKADTLYLATDPDREGEAISWHVFEHLKEKNLLKNKEVHRVVFHEITKKAVTEAIAHPTELSTKLINAQQARRALDYLVGFNLSPLLWKKIRRGLSAGRVQSPALRMIVERELEIEAFKSREYWSHTADVSSQGQPFKAKLTHFAGEKLEQFSITDEKRANEVKQTLLEAADGKLIVAKLEKKQRRRNPAAPFITSTLQQEAARKLGFTTKRTMMVAQQLYEGIDLGGETAGLITYMRTDSVNLADEAVAEIRELIVEKYGADNLPKEPRSFKTKSKNAQEAHEAIRPTSIRRLPEQVKERLSADQLKLYELIWKRTIACQMIHATLNLVAVDLHCGGPENVFRATGSTIAKPGFMAVYLEGRDDSKESDDKESFLPPMEEGRPVDLHDILAAQHFTEPPPRYSEASLVKALEEHGIGRPSTYATIISTLQNRDYVILENKRFHPTDVGRIVNKFLTEHFTKYVDYSFTANLEDELDAVSRGEKDWIPLMNDFWQPFSKLIGEKEQSVQRKDVTQEVIEEKCPECGGQLSIRLGRNGRFIGCTNYPDCSYTRNLNEDGNQAAEAEVVEGRSCPKCGSNLVIKTGRYGKFIGCSNYPACKHIEPLEKPVDTGIECPKCHKGTIFKRKSRSGKIFYSCSEYPKCDYALWNAPIKESCPDCGWPILTLKTTKRRGTEKVCPQKDCKYATPYEGDPEDANGPSLETA from the coding sequence ATGAGTAAAAACCTAGTCATAGTAGAGTCTCCAGCTAAGTGCAAAACCATTGAAAAGTACCTCGGCAAGGATTATCAGGTCCTTGCGTCCTATGGCCATGTCAGGGATCTGATTCCGAAGGAAGGCGCGGTCGATCCGAATAACCATTTCGCGATGAAATATCAGGTCATCGAACGAAACCTGCGTCATTTACAGGAAATCGGCAAAGCCATGAAAAAGGCCGATACCTTGTATCTGGCAACCGACCCAGATCGCGAGGGAGAAGCAATTTCCTGGCATGTATTCGAACACTTAAAGGAAAAAAACCTTTTGAAAAACAAGGAAGTTCACCGAGTCGTCTTTCACGAAATCACCAAAAAAGCGGTTACCGAAGCTATCGCCCACCCGACCGAACTCTCCACCAAACTGATTAACGCACAACAGGCGCGCCGGGCATTGGATTATTTAGTGGGGTTCAACCTATCGCCGCTGCTGTGGAAGAAAATTCGCCGCGGCTTGTCGGCCGGTCGCGTACAAAGTCCCGCCCTGCGCATGATTGTGGAGCGAGAGCTGGAAATCGAGGCATTTAAAAGCCGCGAATACTGGAGCCATACCGCCGACGTCAGTTCACAGGGGCAACCGTTCAAAGCCAAACTGACCCATTTTGCCGGCGAGAAGCTCGAACAATTCAGCATCACCGACGAAAAACGCGCCAACGAGGTTAAGCAAACCTTGCTCGAAGCCGCGGACGGTAAACTGATTGTCGCCAAACTGGAGAAAAAGCAGCGCCGGCGCAACCCGGCCGCCCCGTTCATTACGTCGACCTTGCAACAGGAAGCCGCCCGTAAACTGGGGTTTACCACCAAACGTACGATGATGGTGGCGCAGCAACTTTACGAAGGTATCGATCTAGGAGGCGAAACCGCCGGCCTGATCACCTACATGCGTACCGATTCGGTTAATCTGGCGGATGAGGCGGTGGCCGAAATCCGCGAACTGATCGTGGAAAAATACGGCGCCGACAATTTACCGAAAGAACCGCGTTCCTTCAAAACCAAATCGAAGAATGCGCAGGAAGCGCACGAGGCAATCCGCCCCACCTCGATCAGACGACTGCCGGAACAAGTCAAGGAAAGGCTCTCTGCCGATCAGTTAAAATTGTATGAATTGATCTGGAAGCGCACCATCGCCTGCCAAATGATCCATGCGACCCTGAACCTTGTCGCGGTGGACCTCCACTGCGGCGGCCCCGAAAACGTATTCCGCGCCACCGGTTCTACGATCGCCAAACCGGGCTTCATGGCCGTTTACCTGGAAGGCCGCGATGACAGCAAGGAAAGCGACGATAAGGAAAGTTTTTTGCCGCCGATGGAGGAAGGCCGCCCGGTCGATCTGCACGACATACTCGCCGCCCAGCACTTTACCGAACCGCCGCCGCGCTACAGCGAGGCAAGCCTGGTCAAGGCCCTGGAAGAGCATGGCATCGGCCGCCCTTCCACTTACGCGACGATCATTTCGACACTGCAAAATCGCGACTATGTCATTTTGGAAAACAAACGTTTCCATCCGACCGATGTCGGCCGAATCGTCAATAAATTCCTGACCGAGCATTTCACCAAATATGTGGATTACAGCTTTACCGCCAATCTGGAAGACGAACTGGATGCCGTATCGCGGGGCGAAAAAGACTGGATCCCATTGATGAACGACTTTTGGCAGCCCTTCAGCAAACTGATTGGCGAAAAAGAACAAAGCGTGCAACGCAAAGACGTGACCCAGGAAGTCATCGAGGAAAAATGTCCCGAATGCGGAGGGCAACTATCGATCCGCTTGGGGCGTAATGGCCGCTTCATCGGCTGCACCAATTATCCCGATTGCTCCTACACCCGGAATCTCAACGAAGACGGCAATCAAGCGGCCGAGGCGGAAGTCGTGGAAGGTCGCAGCTGTCCGAAGTGCGGCTCTAACTTGGTCATCAAAACCGGTCGTTACGGAAAATTCATCGGCTGCAGTAATTATCCTGCCTGCAAACATATCGAACCACTGGAAAAACCGGTCGATACCGGCATCGAATGCCCCAAATGCCATAAGGGCACGATATTCAAACGCAAATCGCGTTCCGGGAAAATTTTTTATTCTTGCTCGGAATATCCCAAATGCGATTATGCCTTGTGGAATGCGCCGATCAAGGAAAGCTGCCCAGATTGCGGCTGGCCGATCCTTACCTTGAAAACCACCAAACGACGCGGCACCGAAAAAGTCTGCCCGCAAAAGGATTGTAAATACGCGACGCCTTACGAGGGCGACCCGGAGGATGCTAACGGCCCATCATTGGAAACAGCCTAA
- a CDS encoding DUF494 family protein: MKEDIFDVLIYLFENYLDNEIEMFGDADTIASELIDAGFEQPEVKKAFDWLESLTEESTISPTISSAFRIFSDQEKAVLDLECQDFLLFLEHSKILTPTSREIVIDRAMALKNENITLEKLKWLVLMILLSQPDDAVAFSRMEDIVYNDIPVSLH; encoded by the coding sequence ATGAAAGAAGATATTTTTGATGTACTCATCTATTTGTTTGAAAACTATCTCGATAACGAGATCGAAATGTTCGGGGATGCCGACACCATCGCCAGCGAGCTGATCGATGCAGGTTTCGAACAACCCGAAGTAAAAAAAGCTTTCGATTGGCTGGAATCCTTGACCGAGGAAAGCACCATCAGCCCGACGATATCCTCTGCTTTCCGGATTTTCAGCGATCAGGAAAAAGCCGTTTTGGATCTGGAATGCCAGGATTTCCTGCTGTTTCTGGAGCATAGCAAAATCTTGACTCCGACCAGTCGCGAAATCGTGATCGACCGCGCCATGGCCTTGAAAAACGAGAACATCACGCTGGAAAAGCTGAAATGGTTGGTATTGATGATACTGCTCAGTCAGCCGGACGATGCCGTGGCTTTTTCCAGGATGGAAGACATCGTTTATAACGATATCCCCGTGTCATTGCATTAA